The following proteins come from a genomic window of Populus nigra chromosome 6, ddPopNigr1.1, whole genome shotgun sequence:
- the LOC133695663 gene encoding uncharacterized protein LOC133695663 isoform X1, with protein sequence MASDNPSQPELATKAREEGEVSSSSNDDQNPICSAPPSADAVNPPASARTILVPPMNKFTLANRAGKASFSTNPARSADPNLRTSQQPNNNKSFDKNRVPHVSANPGKLAPSGADDSLVIRFFSDDESGSESEDGEDKSLKTKLNTAVVNENGRLPSTSSTKSSMSQQATRNVNSIPKKSSMSCSFNSSMTKTNRVANSRGAGSSSVGQVSQVKKFNSIKRNLASVEHGLELGVDLNSTKVRDLRQQIALRERELKLKAASQNKESPSVSGKEYKSTNISIAAARKSNAAFYEVGQLAPKEPDRKRLKVGGSYSKQLNSDGQQKMLATTYNLPSKEQAPESSGLQDRNMDDYSQKERLTKVTESSVVKWERQDCRRVDISSAKLPASNVNHNSSQSDMSRMQVDPSVVLNQTPPLTNANTNTLPENRKSVDSNPVKNCGTQPPACLLKTSTSGQNLINSFEHLQGIYGDKPSCQASLNLNPWNCLGTVNVADHRSIDMHLVEMEESLDKELDEAQEHRRKCEIEERNALKAYRKSQRALIEANSRCTELYRKRELYSTHFRSLIVNDSNLFLPSRQHEHVGTGVNCGNVSRNVNLTPSPNDQMQPEYDGCNQPGCDSVTPSNLLYQHVNGHSLGSEPCSELDASTSEPLPRNSLIAANGVSFQSNDSNISADEDEETFPLDHETDQHSFKIQQGDQNSVGRENHRDYPPNKNPSVHAAQDSLILESKLRSKLFARLPIRTFSKNGGSSTMEPADEPGTATDNRSERTQGSNGSVRLSEAQKNQHYDLEGNDNPETIMSELPVQIQSHEKNSSNFHSAADSKDNFTGGHQLTTSIISSPPLVLRSAFAQMKVMYPMTLIESQHIKSQQNYTRGGFSGEGGCMDSEEIQCDEAIANSKDEDLKDICGTEIGTFTHNVAVDPFWPLCMYELRGKCNNDECPWQHARDFTDKNAHQNQHDDSDSADCQVGLTLHQQKSSGGTELSKCHIALIPPTYLVGFNMLRSDSHKSVIAPRNCQRWQKQFSICLALSSLLQKDLLVNQPSFCANDGCIEVRGSWNGQTSYFQSRKSVANHLNQALASSVLSLEMALLILSQEADKLEGMKKSLSVLSRAIEVDPTSEALWMMYLLIYYSNIESVGKDDMFSYAVKNSNRSYGLWLVYIDSRIHLDDRLVAYNAALTALCHHASAFDRGNVYASACIVDLFLQMMDCLCMSGNVGKAIQKIQGLFPVAANSDEPPSHLLSDILTCLTISDKYIFWVCCVYLVIYRKLPDAIVQQFECEKELLAIEWPSVHLQNEEKQRAVKLVEMAVDSVKVSVNSESLDSDTNVRLAQQFALCHIRCTLVLDGPACCQNLLGKYKKLCPSCVELVLLSSRLQTNGTGGVSFEGFEGAVSNWPKEVPGIHCIWNQYIEYALQKEGPNFAKELTFHWFNSVSKVRYPLNEILDTVDGNSSHGLFELASASNPDFLTSSSNQMEIMFGLINLSLAKLLHNDHIEAQVAIDRALKAAPPQYIKHCLREHAVFLLNYGSQLKKDAPVSEQLKILNGYLNDAQALLVYEPLSRRFIDSIEKPIVQQLIRNILSPVSSDFSLVNFVLEAWYGPSLLPPKSNQPKELVDFVEAIFEIVPSNYPLAFCVCKLLCRGYSSINVTSDSVLYWACSILVNAIFHAIPIPPEYAWVEAAGILGDISGIELISDSFYKKALSAHPFSVKLWTCYYNLSKTRGYASTVVQKARERGIEVG encoded by the exons ATGGCGTCAGATAACCCTAGTCAACCAGAGCTCGCGACTAAAGCAAGAGAAGAAGGAGAGGTCTCTTCTTCATCCAACGACGAC CAGAATCCTATTTGCTCTGCTCCTCCATCTGCTGATGCTGTTAACCCACCTGCTTCTGCAAGGACCATTCTGGTTCCTCCAATGAACAAATTCACTTTAGCCAATCGGGCTG GTAAGGCCAGTTTTAGCACCAATCCCGCAAGATCTGCTGATCCCAATCTCCGAACATCACAACAACCAAATAATAACAAGAGCTTTGACAAAAACAGAGTGCCACATGTATCTGCTAATCCTGGAAAGTTGGCACCTTCAGGGGCTGATGATAGCCTAGTGATAAGATTTTTTTCAGATGATGAAAGTGGCAGTGAATCTGAAGATGGAGAAGACAAATCTTTAAAAACTAAACTCAACACGGCTGTGGTTAATGAAAATGGAAGGCTGCCCTCCACTTCATCAACAAAATCAAGCATGTCACAGCAGGCTACAAGAAATGTGAACAGTATTCccaagaaatcatcaatgagtTGCTCATTTAACTCATCAATGACAAAGACAAACAGAGTTGCCAATTCCAGGGGTGCTGGCTCCTCATCTGTTGGGCAAGTttctcaagtaaaaaaatttaattccatCAAAAGAAATCTTGCAAGCGTAGAGCATGGTCTTGAGCTAGGTGTGGATTTGAACAGCACTAAAGTTCGGGACTTGAGGCAGCAGATTGCACTTCGGGAAAGGGAACTAAAGCTTAAGGCAGCTTCACAAAACAAGGAATCTCCTTCAGTTTCTGGCAAGGAGTACAAGTCTACAAACATTTCTATTGCTGCAGCCAGGAAGTCTAATGCAGCTTTTTATGAAGTTGGGCAATTAGCCCCAAAAGAACCGGACAGGAAACGCTTAAAAGTTGGTGGATCTTATTCTAAACAGTTAAATTCAGATGGCCAACAAAAAATGCTTGCAACAACATATAATTTACCTTCAAAGGAACAAGCACCGGAGAGCAGTGGTTTGCAGGATAGAAATATGGACGATTATAGCCAGAAGGAAAGGCTGACGAAAGTAACAGAGTCAAGTGTAGTTAAATGGGAAAGGCAAGACTGTAGGCGGGTGGATATTTCATCAGCAAAGCTACCTG CTTCTAATGTCAATCATAATTCCAGCCAGTCTGACATGAGCAGAATGCAGGTGGATCCTTCTGTTGTATTGAACCAGACCCCGCCACTGACTAATGCAAATACTAATACTTTACCAGAGAATAGA AAGAGTGTTGACTCAAATCCAGTGAAGAATTGTGGAACCCAGCCACCAGCTTGCTTGTTAAAGACATCAACTAGTGGACAGAATTTAATAAACAGCTTTGAGCATCTGCAAGGCATATACGGTGACAAGCCTTCTTGTCAA GCATCTCTGAATCTAAACCCTTGGAATTGTTTGGGAACTGTAAATGTGGCAGATCATAGAAGCATAGATATGCATCTTGTTGAAATGGAGGAATCATTAGACAAGGAGCTGGATGAAGCACAAGAGCACAGGCGCAaatgtgaaattgaagaaagaaatgcACTTAAAGCTTATCGAAAATCACAGAGGGCTTTGATTGAGGCTAATTCTAGATGTACAGAACTTTATCGCAAGAGGGAACTGTACTCTACTCATTTTCGATCTCTCATTGTGAATGATTCCAATTTGTTTTTGCCCTCCAGGCAGCATGAGCACGTTGGAACTGGGGTGAATTGTGGAAATGTATCTAGAAATGTAAATTTAACACCCTCGCCAAATGATCAGATGCAGCCTGAGTATGATGGTTGTAACCAGCCTGGGTGCGATTCAGTCACCCCCTCAAATTTACTTTATCAGCATGTAAATGGCCATAGTTTGGGATCTGAGCCATGCAGTGAACTGGATGCTAGTACATCAGAGCCATTGCCCCGCAACAGCCTGATTGCTGCTAATGGAGTAAGCTTTCAATCCAATGATTCTAATATTTCAgcagatgaagatgaagaaacatTTCCATTGGACCATGAGACTGATCAGCATAGCTTCAAAATTCAGCAAGGAGATCAAAATTCTGTGGGAAGGGAAAACCACAGAGATTATCCCCCAAACAAAAATCCCTCTGTTCATGCAGCTCAGGATTCTTTGATTCTTGAATCAAAATTAAGATCCAAACTATTTGCTCGACTACCAATCAGAACCTTTTCAAAGAATGGTGGTTCATCCACCATGGAGCCTGCAGATGAACCAGGGACTGCAACTGACAACAGAAGTGAAAGAACCCAGGGAAGCAATGGCAGTGTGCGATTGTCAGAGGCACAGAAAAATCAACATTATGACCTTGAAG GCAATGATAATCCTGAAACTATAATGTCTGAGCTTCCTGTTCAGATTCAGAGCCATGAAAAGAATTCTTCAAATTTTCATTCTGCTGCTGATTCCAAGGACAATTTCACAGGAGGTCATCAGTTGACAACGTCAATCATATCTTCACCTCCTTTAGTATTGAGGAGTGCATTTGCTCAAATGAAAGTTATGTACCCAATGACTTTAATAGAATCACAACATataaaaagtcaacaaaattaTACCCGTGGTGGTTTCAGTGGAGAGGGTGGTTGCATGGATTCTGAGGAAATCCAGTGTGACGAGGCGATAGCAAACTCAAAGGATGAGGATCTAAAGGATATATGCGGAACTGAAATTGGCACATTTACCCACAATGTTGCGGTTGACCCATTTTGGCCACTCTGCATGTATGAACTTAGAGGAAAATGCAACAATGATGAATGCCCTTGGCAACATGCTAGGGACTTCACTGATAAAAATGCGCATCAAAATCAGCACGATGATTCTGATAGTGCCG ATTGTCAGGTTGGATTAACACTGCATCAACAAAAAAGTAGTGGTGGAACAGAACTTTCCAAGTGTCACATTGCATTGATTCCACCAACTTATCTTGTTGGCTTCAATATGTTGAGATCTGATTCACATAAATCTGTCATTGCACCGAGAAATTGTCAGCGCTGGCAAAAACAGTTCAGTATTTGCTTAGCTCTATCAAGTTTGCTTCAAAAAGATTTACTTGTTAATCAGCCTTCTTTCTGTGCTAATGATGGTTGTATTGAGGTCCGTGGGAGTTGGAATGGACAGACATCATACTTTCAGAGTAGAAAGAGCGTAGCG AATCATCTCAATCAAGCATTAGCCAGCAGCGTGCTGTCCCTTGAAATGGCTCTTCTTATTCTCAGTCAGGAGGCTGACAAACTGGAGGGTATGAAAAAG TCTCTCTCCGTGCTGTCACGAGCTATTGAGGTTGATCCAACATCTGAAGCTCTGTGGATGATGTATCTGCTCATTTACTACAGCAACATTGAGTCTGTTGGGAAGGATGACATGTTCTCCTATGCg GTTAAAAACAGCAACAGATCCTATGGACTTTGGCTCGTGTACATTGACAGTCGTATACATCTTGATGATCGACTGGTTGCGTATAATGCTGCCCTCACAGCGCTTTGCCACCATGCATCTGCTTTTGATAGGGGCAATGTGTATGCTAGTGCATGCATCGTAGATCTGTTTTTACAGATGATGGATTGTTTGTGCATGTCTGGGAATGTTGGCAAGGCCATTCAGAAAATCCAAGGACTCTTCCCTGTGGCAGCTAATTCAGATGAGCCTCCCTCTCATTTGCTCTCTGATATCCTCACATGCTTAACGATTTCTGACAAATATATCTTCTGGGTTTGTTGTGTGTACTTAGTTATTTACAGGAAGTTACCTGATGCTATTGTACAGCAGTTTGAATGTGAGAAAGAACTCCTTGCAATTGAATGGCCTTCTGTTCATTTACAAAATGAAGAGAAGCAGAGGGCTGTTAAGCTCGTTGAGATGGCTGTGGATTCTGTTAAAGTGTCTGTCAATAGTGAATCACTTGATAGTGACACAAATGTTAGACTGGCTCAACAATTTGCTCTCTGCCATATTAGGTGTACGCTAGTTCTTGATGGTCCAGCTTGCTGTCAGAATTTGTTGGGCAAGTATAAGAAGTTGTGCCCATCCTGTGTAGAACTTGTTCTTTTGTCATCAAGGCTTCAAACAAATGGCACAGGTGGTGTGAGTTTTGAAGGGTTTGAGGGAGCCGTTAGTAATTGGCCAAAAGAAGTCCCTGGAATTCATTGTATCTGGAATCAATATATTGAGTATGCCCTCCAAAAAGAAGGTCCCAATTTTGCAAAAGAACTGACTTTTCACTGGTTTAACTCTGTTTCAAAAGTTCGATATCCTCTGAATGAAATTTTGGATACAGTGGATGGTAATAGCTCACATGGATTATTCGAATTGGCTTCAGCATCAAATCCAGACTTTCTGACATCCAGTTCTAATCAGATGGAAATAATGTTTGGATTAATTAATCTCTCTCTTGCCAAATTATTGCACAATGACCACATTGAAGCTCAGGTTGCCATTGACAGGGCACTGAAGGCTGCACCTCCACAGTACATCAAACATTGCTTGAGAGAACATGCTGTGTTCCTGCTTAACTATGGGTCACAATTAAAGAAGGATGCTCCAGTCAGTgagcaattaaaaattttgaatggtTATTTGAATGATGCCCAGGCTCTCTTGGTTTATGAACCACTATCTAGACGATTCATTGACAGCATTGAGAAGCCAATAGTTCAGCAGCTAATCCGTAACATATTGAGTCCAGTTTCATCTGACTTCTCTTTGGTGAATTTTGTTCTTGAAGCGTGGTATGGTCCCTCTCTTTTACCCCCAAAGTCAAACCAGCCAAAGGAATTGGTGGATTTTGTTGAAGCCATCTTTGAGATAGTGCCATCCAACTACCCGTTAGCATTTTGTGTTTGTAAGCTCTTGTGCAGAGGCTACAGCTCTATTAATGTTACTTCTGATAGTGTCCTGTACTGGGCATGCTCAATCTTGGTCAATGCAATCTTTCATGCTATTCCAATACCACCAGAATATGCATGGGTTGAAGCTGCGGGTATTTTGGGTGACATTTCAGGTATTGAGCTCATTTCTGATAGTTTTTACAAGAAAGCTTTATCGGCACATCCATTCTCTGTGAAGTTGTGGACTTGCTATTATAATCTATCAAAGACTAGAGGATATGCAAGCACTGTCGTCCAAAAAGCAAGAGAGAGGGGTATTGAAGTtggttga
- the LOC133695663 gene encoding uncharacterized protein LOC133695663 isoform X5: MNKFTLANRAGKASFSTNPARSADPNLRTSQQPNNNKSFDKNRVPHVSANPGKLAPSGADDSLVIRFFSDDESGSESEDGEDKSLKTKLNTAVVNENGRLPSTSSTKSSMSQQATRNVNSIPKKSSMSCSFNSSMTKTNRVANSRGAGSSSVGQVSQVKKFNSIKRNLASVEHGLELGVDLNSTKVRDLRQQIALRERELKLKAASQNKESPSVSGKEYKSTNISIAAARKSNAAFYEVGQLAPKEPDRKRLKVGGSYSKQLNSDGQQKMLATTYNLPSKEQAPESSGLQDRNMDDYSQKERLTKVTESSVVKWERQDCRRVDISSAKLPASNVNHNSSQSDMSRMQVDPSVVLNQTPPLTNANTNTLPENRKSVDSNPVKNCGTQPPACLLKTSTSGQNLINSFEHLQGIYGDKPSCQASLNLNPWNCLGTVNVADHRSIDMHLVEMEESLDKELDEAQEHRRKCEIEERNALKAYRKSQRALIEANSRCTELYRKRELYSTHFRSLIVNDSNLFLPSRQHEHVGTGVNCGNVSRNVNLTPSPNDQMQPEYDGCNQPGCDSVTPSNLLYQHVNGHSLGSEPCSELDASTSEPLPRNSLIAANGVSFQSNDSNISADEDEETFPLDHETDQHSFKIQQGDQNSVGRENHRDYPPNKNPSVHAAQDSLILESKLRSKLFARLPIRTFSKNGGSSTMEPADEPGTATDNRSERTQGSNGSVRLSEAQKNQHYDLEGNDNPETIMSELPVQIQSHEKNSSNFHSAADSKDNFTGGHQLTTSIISSPPLVLRSAFAQMKVMYPMTLIESQHIKSQQNYTRGGFSGEGGCMDSEEIQCDEAIANSKDEDLKDICGTEIGTFTHNVAVDPFWPLCMYELRGKCNNDECPWQHARDFTDKNAHQNQHDDSDSADCQVGLTLHQQKSSGGTELSKCHIALIPPTYLVGFNMLRSDSHKSVIAPRNCQRWQKQFSICLALSSLLQKDLLVNQPSFCANDGCIEVRGSWNGQTSYFQSRKSVANHLNQALASSVLSLEMALLILSQEADKLEGMKKSLSVLSRAIEVDPTSEALWMMYLLIYYSNIESVGKDDMFSYAVKNSNRSYGLWLVYIDSRIHLDDRLVAYNAALTALCHHASAFDRGNVYASACIVDLFLQMMDCLCMSGNVGKAIQKIQGLFPVAANSDEPPSHLLSDILTCLTISDKYIFWVCCVYLVIYRKLPDAIVQQFECEKELLAIEWPSVHLQNEEKQRAVKLVEMAVDSVKVSVNSESLDSDTNVRLAQQFALCHIRCTLVLDGPACCQNLLGKYKKLCPSCVELVLLSSRLQTNGTGGVSFEGFEGAVSNWPKEVPGIHCIWNQYIEYALQKEGPNFAKELTFHWFNSVSKVRYPLNEILDTVDGNSSHGLFELASASNPDFLTSSSNQMEIMFGLINLSLAKLLHNDHIEAQVAIDRALKAAPPQYIKHCLREHAVFLLNYGSQLKKDAPVSEQLKILNGYLNDAQALLVYEPLSRRFIDSIEKPIVQQLIRNILSPVSSDFSLVNFVLEAWYGPSLLPPKSNQPKELVDFVEAIFEIVPSNYPLAFCVCKLLCRGYSSINVTSDSVLYWACSILVNAIFHAIPIPPEYAWVEAAGILGDISGIELISDSFYKKALSAHPFSVKLWTCYYNLSKTRGYASTVVQKARERGIEVG; this comes from the exons ATGAACAAATTCACTTTAGCCAATCGGGCTG GTAAGGCCAGTTTTAGCACCAATCCCGCAAGATCTGCTGATCCCAATCTCCGAACATCACAACAACCAAATAATAACAAGAGCTTTGACAAAAACAGAGTGCCACATGTATCTGCTAATCCTGGAAAGTTGGCACCTTCAGGGGCTGATGATAGCCTAGTGATAAGATTTTTTTCAGATGATGAAAGTGGCAGTGAATCTGAAGATGGAGAAGACAAATCTTTAAAAACTAAACTCAACACGGCTGTGGTTAATGAAAATGGAAGGCTGCCCTCCACTTCATCAACAAAATCAAGCATGTCACAGCAGGCTACAAGAAATGTGAACAGTATTCccaagaaatcatcaatgagtTGCTCATTTAACTCATCAATGACAAAGACAAACAGAGTTGCCAATTCCAGGGGTGCTGGCTCCTCATCTGTTGGGCAAGTttctcaagtaaaaaaatttaattccatCAAAAGAAATCTTGCAAGCGTAGAGCATGGTCTTGAGCTAGGTGTGGATTTGAACAGCACTAAAGTTCGGGACTTGAGGCAGCAGATTGCACTTCGGGAAAGGGAACTAAAGCTTAAGGCAGCTTCACAAAACAAGGAATCTCCTTCAGTTTCTGGCAAGGAGTACAAGTCTACAAACATTTCTATTGCTGCAGCCAGGAAGTCTAATGCAGCTTTTTATGAAGTTGGGCAATTAGCCCCAAAAGAACCGGACAGGAAACGCTTAAAAGTTGGTGGATCTTATTCTAAACAGTTAAATTCAGATGGCCAACAAAAAATGCTTGCAACAACATATAATTTACCTTCAAAGGAACAAGCACCGGAGAGCAGTGGTTTGCAGGATAGAAATATGGACGATTATAGCCAGAAGGAAAGGCTGACGAAAGTAACAGAGTCAAGTGTAGTTAAATGGGAAAGGCAAGACTGTAGGCGGGTGGATATTTCATCAGCAAAGCTACCTG CTTCTAATGTCAATCATAATTCCAGCCAGTCTGACATGAGCAGAATGCAGGTGGATCCTTCTGTTGTATTGAACCAGACCCCGCCACTGACTAATGCAAATACTAATACTTTACCAGAGAATAGA AAGAGTGTTGACTCAAATCCAGTGAAGAATTGTGGAACCCAGCCACCAGCTTGCTTGTTAAAGACATCAACTAGTGGACAGAATTTAATAAACAGCTTTGAGCATCTGCAAGGCATATACGGTGACAAGCCTTCTTGTCAA GCATCTCTGAATCTAAACCCTTGGAATTGTTTGGGAACTGTAAATGTGGCAGATCATAGAAGCATAGATATGCATCTTGTTGAAATGGAGGAATCATTAGACAAGGAGCTGGATGAAGCACAAGAGCACAGGCGCAaatgtgaaattgaagaaagaaatgcACTTAAAGCTTATCGAAAATCACAGAGGGCTTTGATTGAGGCTAATTCTAGATGTACAGAACTTTATCGCAAGAGGGAACTGTACTCTACTCATTTTCGATCTCTCATTGTGAATGATTCCAATTTGTTTTTGCCCTCCAGGCAGCATGAGCACGTTGGAACTGGGGTGAATTGTGGAAATGTATCTAGAAATGTAAATTTAACACCCTCGCCAAATGATCAGATGCAGCCTGAGTATGATGGTTGTAACCAGCCTGGGTGCGATTCAGTCACCCCCTCAAATTTACTTTATCAGCATGTAAATGGCCATAGTTTGGGATCTGAGCCATGCAGTGAACTGGATGCTAGTACATCAGAGCCATTGCCCCGCAACAGCCTGATTGCTGCTAATGGAGTAAGCTTTCAATCCAATGATTCTAATATTTCAgcagatgaagatgaagaaacatTTCCATTGGACCATGAGACTGATCAGCATAGCTTCAAAATTCAGCAAGGAGATCAAAATTCTGTGGGAAGGGAAAACCACAGAGATTATCCCCCAAACAAAAATCCCTCTGTTCATGCAGCTCAGGATTCTTTGATTCTTGAATCAAAATTAAGATCCAAACTATTTGCTCGACTACCAATCAGAACCTTTTCAAAGAATGGTGGTTCATCCACCATGGAGCCTGCAGATGAACCAGGGACTGCAACTGACAACAGAAGTGAAAGAACCCAGGGAAGCAATGGCAGTGTGCGATTGTCAGAGGCACAGAAAAATCAACATTATGACCTTGAAG GCAATGATAATCCTGAAACTATAATGTCTGAGCTTCCTGTTCAGATTCAGAGCCATGAAAAGAATTCTTCAAATTTTCATTCTGCTGCTGATTCCAAGGACAATTTCACAGGAGGTCATCAGTTGACAACGTCAATCATATCTTCACCTCCTTTAGTATTGAGGAGTGCATTTGCTCAAATGAAAGTTATGTACCCAATGACTTTAATAGAATCACAACATataaaaagtcaacaaaattaTACCCGTGGTGGTTTCAGTGGAGAGGGTGGTTGCATGGATTCTGAGGAAATCCAGTGTGACGAGGCGATAGCAAACTCAAAGGATGAGGATCTAAAGGATATATGCGGAACTGAAATTGGCACATTTACCCACAATGTTGCGGTTGACCCATTTTGGCCACTCTGCATGTATGAACTTAGAGGAAAATGCAACAATGATGAATGCCCTTGGCAACATGCTAGGGACTTCACTGATAAAAATGCGCATCAAAATCAGCACGATGATTCTGATAGTGCCG ATTGTCAGGTTGGATTAACACTGCATCAACAAAAAAGTAGTGGTGGAACAGAACTTTCCAAGTGTCACATTGCATTGATTCCACCAACTTATCTTGTTGGCTTCAATATGTTGAGATCTGATTCACATAAATCTGTCATTGCACCGAGAAATTGTCAGCGCTGGCAAAAACAGTTCAGTATTTGCTTAGCTCTATCAAGTTTGCTTCAAAAAGATTTACTTGTTAATCAGCCTTCTTTCTGTGCTAATGATGGTTGTATTGAGGTCCGTGGGAGTTGGAATGGACAGACATCATACTTTCAGAGTAGAAAGAGCGTAGCG AATCATCTCAATCAAGCATTAGCCAGCAGCGTGCTGTCCCTTGAAATGGCTCTTCTTATTCTCAGTCAGGAGGCTGACAAACTGGAGGGTATGAAAAAG TCTCTCTCCGTGCTGTCACGAGCTATTGAGGTTGATCCAACATCTGAAGCTCTGTGGATGATGTATCTGCTCATTTACTACAGCAACATTGAGTCTGTTGGGAAGGATGACATGTTCTCCTATGCg GTTAAAAACAGCAACAGATCCTATGGACTTTGGCTCGTGTACATTGACAGTCGTATACATCTTGATGATCGACTGGTTGCGTATAATGCTGCCCTCACAGCGCTTTGCCACCATGCATCTGCTTTTGATAGGGGCAATGTGTATGCTAGTGCATGCATCGTAGATCTGTTTTTACAGATGATGGATTGTTTGTGCATGTCTGGGAATGTTGGCAAGGCCATTCAGAAAATCCAAGGACTCTTCCCTGTGGCAGCTAATTCAGATGAGCCTCCCTCTCATTTGCTCTCTGATATCCTCACATGCTTAACGATTTCTGACAAATATATCTTCTGGGTTTGTTGTGTGTACTTAGTTATTTACAGGAAGTTACCTGATGCTATTGTACAGCAGTTTGAATGTGAGAAAGAACTCCTTGCAATTGAATGGCCTTCTGTTCATTTACAAAATGAAGAGAAGCAGAGGGCTGTTAAGCTCGTTGAGATGGCTGTGGATTCTGTTAAAGTGTCTGTCAATAGTGAATCACTTGATAGTGACACAAATGTTAGACTGGCTCAACAATTTGCTCTCTGCCATATTAGGTGTACGCTAGTTCTTGATGGTCCAGCTTGCTGTCAGAATTTGTTGGGCAAGTATAAGAAGTTGTGCCCATCCTGTGTAGAACTTGTTCTTTTGTCATCAAGGCTTCAAACAAATGGCACAGGTGGTGTGAGTTTTGAAGGGTTTGAGGGAGCCGTTAGTAATTGGCCAAAAGAAGTCCCTGGAATTCATTGTATCTGGAATCAATATATTGAGTATGCCCTCCAAAAAGAAGGTCCCAATTTTGCAAAAGAACTGACTTTTCACTGGTTTAACTCTGTTTCAAAAGTTCGATATCCTCTGAATGAAATTTTGGATACAGTGGATGGTAATAGCTCACATGGATTATTCGAATTGGCTTCAGCATCAAATCCAGACTTTCTGACATCCAGTTCTAATCAGATGGAAATAATGTTTGGATTAATTAATCTCTCTCTTGCCAAATTATTGCACAATGACCACATTGAAGCTCAGGTTGCCATTGACAGGGCACTGAAGGCTGCACCTCCACAGTACATCAAACATTGCTTGAGAGAACATGCTGTGTTCCTGCTTAACTATGGGTCACAATTAAAGAAGGATGCTCCAGTCAGTgagcaattaaaaattttgaatggtTATTTGAATGATGCCCAGGCTCTCTTGGTTTATGAACCACTATCTAGACGATTCATTGACAGCATTGAGAAGCCAATAGTTCAGCAGCTAATCCGTAACATATTGAGTCCAGTTTCATCTGACTTCTCTTTGGTGAATTTTGTTCTTGAAGCGTGGTATGGTCCCTCTCTTTTACCCCCAAAGTCAAACCAGCCAAAGGAATTGGTGGATTTTGTTGAAGCCATCTTTGAGATAGTGCCATCCAACTACCCGTTAGCATTTTGTGTTTGTAAGCTCTTGTGCAGAGGCTACAGCTCTATTAATGTTACTTCTGATAGTGTCCTGTACTGGGCATGCTCAATCTTGGTCAATGCAATCTTTCATGCTATTCCAATACCACCAGAATATGCATGGGTTGAAGCTGCGGGTATTTTGGGTGACATTTCAGGTATTGAGCTCATTTCTGATAGTTTTTACAAGAAAGCTTTATCGGCACATCCATTCTCTGTGAAGTTGTGGACTTGCTATTATAATCTATCAAAGACTAGAGGATATGCAAGCACTGTCGTCCAAAAAGCAAGAGAGAGGGGTATTGAAGTtggttga